One genomic window of Burkholderia diffusa includes the following:
- a CDS encoding ParB-like protein, translating into MALGNDVHLIPVRLDALRPTQMTVGYREVKAKRKHWKTLDKRARKAAIESHWFPAVLGPGGLHYITDHHHLGLALIEEGETRVNAMLLKDLSWLDDTIFWRMMEHNQWVHPFGADGSRRDYAHLPKALTGLEDDPYRSLAGELRTAGGYAKDATPFSEFLWADYLRQHVTLDQIRKSFSKALDVALHRAHEQDARYLPGWSGVIAVKP; encoded by the coding sequence ATGGCACTCGGCAACGACGTTCATCTCATTCCCGTCCGGCTCGACGCACTGCGTCCGACGCAAATGACGGTCGGCTATCGCGAAGTGAAAGCGAAGCGCAAGCACTGGAAGACGCTCGACAAGCGCGCACGCAAGGCCGCGATCGAGTCGCACTGGTTTCCGGCCGTCCTCGGCCCGGGCGGGCTGCACTACATCACCGATCATCATCACCTCGGCCTCGCGCTGATCGAGGAAGGGGAGACGCGCGTAAACGCGATGCTGCTGAAGGATTTGTCCTGGCTCGACGACACGATCTTCTGGCGGATGATGGAACACAACCAGTGGGTCCACCCGTTCGGCGCGGATGGTTCGCGTCGCGACTATGCACATCTGCCGAAGGCGCTTACGGGGCTCGAGGACGATCCGTACCGGAGCCTTGCGGGCGAGCTGCGCACGGCCGGCGGCTACGCGAAGGATGCGACGCCGTTCAGCGAATTCCTGTGGGCCGACTATCTGCGCCAGCACGTGACGCTCGACCAGATCCGCAAGAGCTTCTCGAAGGCGCTCGACGTCGCGCTGCACCGTGCACACGAGCAGGACGCGCGCTATCTGCCCGGCTGGTCCGGTGTCATCGCCGTCAAACCCTGA
- a CDS encoding carbohydrate kinase family protein: MTTTFPRLIVFGEALTDFIRDDAQHWRSVAGGSCWNVARVGARLGVPTAFAGTVSRDIFGDELMRGSADAGLDLRFIRQVDRAPLLAMVVSKQPPDYFFIGENSADLAFDPADLPDGALDAAEVVHVGSLGVVREPLASRLIEVVQAARAGGKRISFDPNYRAPMATPSYRGTLRQLASLADWIKVSDEDLRGLFPELDEAAALAQLRAWAPDASILVTRGATGMQLLHRDTTLFQPAFATEVADTVGCGDASIGGWLASQLARPGATAADHLRYAAACAAVACAHAGAYAPTAAEVAEVMANSATTESADAALSH; this comes from the coding sequence ATGACGACGACGTTCCCTCGCCTGATCGTATTCGGCGAAGCACTGACCGATTTCATCCGCGACGACGCGCAGCACTGGCGCAGCGTCGCTGGCGGCTCGTGCTGGAACGTGGCGCGCGTCGGTGCGCGGCTCGGCGTGCCGACCGCCTTCGCCGGCACGGTCAGCCGCGATATCTTCGGCGACGAACTGATGCGCGGGAGCGCCGATGCCGGGCTCGACCTGCGCTTCATCCGGCAAGTCGATCGCGCGCCGCTGCTCGCGATGGTGGTGTCGAAGCAGCCGCCCGACTACTTCTTCATCGGTGAAAACAGCGCCGATCTCGCGTTCGATCCGGCCGACTTGCCCGACGGCGCGCTCGACGCGGCCGAGGTCGTGCACGTCGGCTCGCTCGGCGTCGTGCGCGAGCCGCTTGCGTCGCGCCTGATCGAGGTCGTGCAGGCTGCACGTGCCGGCGGCAAGCGGATCTCGTTCGATCCGAACTATCGCGCGCCGATGGCCACACCATCGTATCGCGGCACGCTGCGCCAGCTGGCAAGTCTCGCCGACTGGATCAAGGTCTCCGACGAAGATCTGCGCGGCCTGTTCCCCGAACTCGACGAAGCCGCCGCGCTCGCGCAATTGCGCGCGTGGGCGCCCGACGCGAGCATTCTCGTCACGCGCGGTGCGACCGGCATGCAGCTCCTGCACCGCGACACCACGCTGTTCCAGCCGGCGTTCGCGACCGAGGTCGCCGATACCGTCGGCTGCGGCGACGCCAGCATCGGTGGCTGGCTCGCCAGCCAGCTCGCTCGCCCTGGCGCCACGGCCGCCGATCATTTGCGCTACGCGGCAGCCTGCGCGGCGGTCGCCTGTGCGCATGCGGGTGCGTATGCGCCGACGGCTGCCGAGGTGGCAGAGGTCATGGCGAATTCCGCGACCACCGAATCGGCAGACGCCGCGCTATCGCACTAG
- a CDS encoding AMP-binding protein has translation MSSSAATAAAQLPPNTDGIWYASYPPGVPHEIDVTQYASLVQFFDECTTRFAERVAYVSAGASMTYRTLAQKVDAFASYLQSIGVKPGDRVAIMLPNTFQYPVALFGTLKAGAIVVNVNPLYTARELAHQLKDSGAQTIVVFENFARTLQDALPETQVKNIVVTALGDLLADGFNAKGRLINFVLKHVKKLVPAYSLPQAIRLRSALALGARGKPQPVQTTRDDLAFLQYTGGTTGVAKGAMLTHGNLIANLLQAKAWIADQVSGEVETVLTPLPLYHIYSLTVNAFIFMGLGGRNILIANPRDMKMVMKIIRNETFTGITGINTLYNAFLDNEEFRKRDFSKLKLAMAGGMAMQRAVAERFQEVTGRPVVEGYGLTECSPIVTMNPVDLNDMAAFSGSIGLPAPSTLVRFRREDGTWAAVGEPGELCVHGPQVMRGYWQRPDETAKVIDADGWLGTGDIGVMDERGFIRLIDRKKDMILVSGFNVYPNEIEEVLVMHPGISEAAAIGIPDEVQGERIKVFVVRRDPTLTVDDVLAHCRKNLTGYKMPKLVEFRDALPQTNVGKILRRALRDEELARLKAAKQG, from the coding sequence ATGTCCTCATCCGCAGCAACCGCAGCGGCCCAGCTCCCGCCGAACACCGACGGCATCTGGTACGCGTCGTATCCGCCCGGCGTGCCGCACGAGATCGACGTCACGCAGTACGCATCGCTCGTGCAGTTCTTCGACGAATGCACGACGCGCTTCGCCGAGCGCGTCGCCTACGTGAGCGCCGGCGCATCGATGACCTACCGCACGCTCGCGCAGAAAGTCGATGCGTTCGCGTCGTATCTGCAAAGCATCGGCGTGAAGCCGGGCGACCGCGTCGCGATCATGCTGCCGAATACGTTCCAGTACCCGGTCGCACTGTTCGGAACGCTGAAGGCCGGTGCAATCGTCGTCAACGTCAACCCGCTCTATACCGCGCGCGAACTCGCGCACCAGTTGAAGGACAGCGGCGCGCAGACGATCGTCGTGTTCGAGAACTTCGCACGCACGCTGCAGGACGCGTTGCCCGAAACGCAGGTGAAGAACATCGTCGTCACCGCGCTCGGCGATCTGCTCGCCGACGGTTTCAATGCGAAGGGACGCCTGATCAATTTCGTGCTGAAGCACGTGAAGAAGCTCGTGCCGGCCTACAGCCTGCCGCAGGCGATCCGGCTGCGCTCCGCCCTCGCGCTGGGCGCGCGCGGCAAACCGCAACCGGTGCAGACGACGCGCGACGATCTCGCGTTCCTGCAATACACCGGCGGCACGACCGGCGTCGCGAAAGGCGCGATGCTCACGCACGGCAATCTGATCGCGAACCTGCTTCAGGCCAAGGCGTGGATCGCCGACCAGGTCTCGGGCGAAGTCGAAACCGTGCTGACGCCGCTGCCGCTCTATCACATCTATTCGCTGACCGTGAATGCGTTCATCTTCATGGGACTCGGCGGGCGCAACATCCTGATCGCGAACCCGCGCGACATGAAGATGGTGATGAAGATCATCCGCAACGAAACGTTCACCGGAATCACCGGGATCAACACGCTGTACAACGCGTTCCTCGACAACGAGGAATTCCGCAAACGCGACTTCTCGAAGCTCAAGCTCGCGATGGCCGGCGGCATGGCGATGCAGCGCGCGGTCGCGGAGCGCTTTCAGGAGGTCACGGGGCGGCCGGTCGTCGAAGGCTACGGGCTCACCGAATGCTCGCCGATCGTCACGATGAATCCGGTCGACCTGAACGACATGGCGGCGTTCAGCGGTTCGATCGGCCTGCCGGCCCCGTCGACGCTCGTGCGCTTCCGGCGCGAGGACGGCACCTGGGCCGCCGTCGGCGAGCCGGGCGAGCTGTGCGTGCATGGCCCGCAGGTGATGCGCGGCTACTGGCAGCGGCCCGACGAGACCGCGAAGGTGATCGACGCCGACGGCTGGCTCGGCACCGGCGACATCGGCGTGATGGACGAGCGCGGTTTCATCCGCCTCATCGACCGCAAGAAGGACATGATCCTCGTCTCGGGCTTCAACGTATATCCAAACGAGATCGAGGAAGTGCTGGTCATGCATCCGGGCATCAGCGAAGCCGCCGCGATCGGCATTCCGGACGAAGTGCAGGGTGAACGGATCAAGGTCTTCGTCGTGCGCCGCGACCCGACGCTGACGGTCGATGACGTGCTCGCGCATTGCCGCAAGAACCTGACCGGCTACAAGATGCCGAAGCTCGTCGAGTTCCGCGACGCGCTGCCGCAGACGAACGTCGGCAAGATCCTGCGCCGCGCGCTGCGCGACGAGGAACTCGCCAGGCTCAAGGCCGCGAAGCAAGGCTGA
- a CDS encoding DUF1571 domain-containing protein, whose amino-acid sequence MNEGMKRRTRHAAAAVACMLSLAQAGLHAQETAAASAVQEAALPADLSKITREPIAQQARWLRAAAQRGTLAQLDDATLTALFKALDPLAVPLYIRNGPNGYPSYQFTMVRQERISGKWSDTPDRMLVKTTREPLRVYAKWLPGGAHAGQETIYDTTQRKDEMYGHLGGLLGKIPLWTALDGALARAQSNHQVKDLGTEFITNLYLTEGKKYQEAGVQRPTQVEAKTIGGVRVVALTYETPTGRPQFYAKKEILGLDLHAPYFRTVESYDNDGKIFERIIIEKIAPATLDESAFDPKNPDYAF is encoded by the coding sequence ATGAACGAAGGAATGAAGCGCCGCACGCGGCACGCCGCCGCGGCCGTCGCGTGCATGCTGTCGCTCGCGCAAGCCGGCCTGCATGCGCAGGAAACCGCCGCCGCGAGTGCGGTACAGGAGGCCGCGCTGCCGGCCGACCTCTCGAAGATCACGCGCGAGCCGATCGCGCAGCAGGCGCGCTGGCTGCGCGCGGCCGCCCAGCGCGGCACGCTCGCTCAACTCGACGACGCGACGCTCACGGCGCTGTTCAAGGCACTCGATCCGCTTGCCGTCCCGCTCTATATCCGCAATGGACCCAACGGCTATCCGTCCTATCAATTCACGATGGTGCGCCAGGAGCGCATCAGCGGGAAATGGTCCGACACGCCCGACCGCATGCTCGTGAAGACGACCCGCGAACCGTTGCGGGTCTATGCGAAATGGCTGCCGGGCGGCGCGCACGCGGGACAGGAAACGATCTACGACACGACCCAGCGCAAGGACGAGATGTACGGCCATCTCGGCGGCCTGCTCGGCAAGATTCCGCTATGGACGGCGCTCGACGGCGCACTTGCACGCGCACAGTCGAATCACCAGGTGAAGGATCTCGGCACCGAGTTCATCACGAACCTGTACCTGACCGAAGGAAAGAAATACCAGGAAGCCGGCGTGCAGCGGCCGACGCAGGTGGAAGCGAAGACGATCGGCGGCGTACGCGTCGTCGCGCTCACCTACGAGACGCCGACCGGCCGCCCGCAGTTCTACGCGAAGAAGGAAATCCTTGGGCTCGACCTGCACGCGCCGTACTTCAGGACCGTCGAATCCTATGACAACGACGGCAAGATCTTCGAACGGATCATCATCGAGAAAATCGCGCCGGCGACGCTCGACGAATCCGCGTTCGACCCGAAGAATCCGGATTACGCGTTCTGA
- a CDS encoding PXPV repeat protein gives MNKRGLAVWVGSVALLASGSAVAGHVDLSVGIGVPVAPVYVEPAPVYVAPQPAVVAYPGYGYGYYGDEDDDGYRRWRKHYYKHWRKHHDDDDD, from the coding sequence ATGAACAAGAGGGGATTGGCGGTGTGGGTCGGGAGTGTGGCATTGCTCGCTTCCGGCAGTGCTGTGGCGGGACACGTCGACCTGTCGGTGGGCATCGGCGTGCCGGTCGCGCCGGTCTATGTCGAGCCGGCGCCGGTCTATGTGGCGCCGCAGCCGGCAGTGGTCGCCTATCCGGGTTACGGGTACGGCTACTACGGCGACGAGGACGACGACGGTTACCGGAGATGGCGCAAGCACTATTACAAGCATTGGCGCAAGCATCACGACGATGACGACGACTGA
- a CDS encoding GNAT family N-acetyltransferase has product MTEPSIAALPVLETGRLWLRPRVLADLDASIETDRDPEVTRYIAGPWHDPDEHRRFVTHRITRAYPPGLGYWSIFEKTAPDAFIGWILLIPDYAGGARDVEIGWRLVRAAWGRGIACEAAAAVVRHAFDTVRLPRVIADIAEANTGSLNVARKLGMRRVSVVHDGIPYVRHRLERDDLRA; this is encoded by the coding sequence ATGACCGAACCATCCATTGCCGCGTTGCCCGTCCTGGAAACCGGGCGGCTGTGGCTGCGCCCGCGCGTGCTGGCCGATCTCGACGCGAGCATCGAGACGGATCGCGACCCCGAAGTCACGCGCTACATCGCGGGTCCGTGGCACGACCCTGACGAACATCGTCGCTTCGTCACGCACCGGATCACGCGCGCGTACCCGCCGGGCCTCGGCTATTGGTCGATCTTCGAGAAGACCGCGCCCGACGCGTTCATCGGCTGGATCCTGCTGATTCCCGACTACGCGGGCGGCGCGCGCGACGTCGAGATCGGCTGGCGGCTCGTGCGCGCGGCATGGGGGCGCGGCATCGCATGCGAGGCCGCCGCGGCCGTCGTGCGCCATGCGTTCGACACCGTGCGGCTGCCGCGCGTGATCGCCGATATCGCCGAGGCAAATACGGGTTCGCTGAACGTTGCACGCAAGCTCGGGATGCGGCGCGTGAGCGTCGTTCACGACGGAATTCCGTACGTGCGTCATCGTCTCGAGCGCGACGACCTGCGTGCATAG
- a CDS encoding DUF2968 domain-containing protein, whose translation MSHMTGLGRACVLLAMMGGMQGAFAQGLAGNASPAVQQASAPVAAIPVIDQQVQTSVQPQAGETTGQSTVDELQRQIQAHSLTEMRTSYNGSYGASLLFSVKDGSYFVALFQQKAFWRVIKTYDETRAEAIYRDFSRQAERLAVNELRAAKLESQKAQMDRQIEVTQERARRLQADISIAREQQAAVADRQKSVRTETAALQAQQAQLQSQLRALQQQVRSLQREADAGLPTTAR comes from the coding sequence ATGAGCCATATGACGGGGTTGGGGCGGGCGTGTGTGTTGCTCGCCATGATGGGAGGCATGCAGGGCGCGTTCGCGCAGGGGTTGGCCGGCAATGCATCGCCGGCGGTGCAGCAGGCGTCGGCACCGGTGGCGGCGATTCCGGTGATCGATCAGCAGGTTCAGACCTCGGTGCAGCCGCAGGCGGGCGAGACCACCGGGCAGAGCACGGTCGACGAACTGCAGCGCCAGATCCAGGCGCACTCGCTGACGGAAATGCGCACCAGCTATAACGGCAGCTATGGCGCGAGCCTGCTGTTCAGCGTGAAGGACGGTTCCTATTTCGTCGCGCTGTTCCAGCAGAAGGCGTTCTGGCGTGTGATCAAGACGTACGACGAGACGCGGGCGGAAGCGATCTATCGCGATTTTTCGCGTCAGGCGGAACGGCTGGCCGTCAATGAGCTGCGTGCGGCGAAGCTGGAATCGCAGAAGGCGCAGATGGACCGGCAGATCGAAGTGACGCAGGAACGCGCGCGGCGTCTGCAGGCGGACATCTCGATCGCACGCGAGCAGCAGGCAGCGGTCGCGGATCGCCAGAAGAGCGTTCGTACCGAAACGGCGGCGTTGCAGGCGCAACAGGCGCAGCTTCAGTCGCAACTGCGCGCATTGCAGCAGCAGGTGCGTTCGCTGCAGCGCGAGGCCGACGCAGGCTTGCCGACGACGGCACGCTGA
- a CDS encoding SulP family inorganic anion transporter, with protein MTTAPTRPDAGPQHPEHFAALGAATPPPTQRIGLDALAGLSIAGLLIPEAVAYAGLANLPPQAGLIALLSGLVVYALSGSSRFAIVSSTSSSAAVLAATVLAESGIALAAQLALAAALVAMTGVLFILAGVARLGGMSDFVARPVLRGFTFGLALTIVIKQLPKILAISVQHSDAPRVALDLVTGAPHANLASVALGATALALLFVLGRRSRVPATLVVIVLSIAAGYMVDWQHYGIAIVGHIDFRHLEFGLPHLDRNAWMQTVELAFALMLILYAESYGSIRNFALKHGDSVSPNRDLVALGCANLVSGLLHGMPVGAGYSATSANEAAGARSRFAGLWAAGVVALIVWLLLPQLARTPEPVLAAIVIFAVSHSLHPSVFRPYWVWHRDRLVVIAALLAVLVLGVLHGLLAAIGVSLLLTLRKLSEPNVSVLGRLRDGHDFVDVANHADAKPVPGVLIVRPEAQLFFANADRMLNRVRALMKAAPDTRTVLLSLEETPDVDGTTIESLRTFAAECAARGLQFAIVRLKEHALHALRRAADDTLRDDAMSELSVDESLQLLQARGNGGKGAQGGA; from the coding sequence ATGACGACTGCCCCGACCCGTCCGGATGCCGGCCCTCAGCATCCCGAGCATTTCGCCGCACTCGGTGCGGCAACGCCGCCGCCCACGCAGCGCATCGGCCTCGATGCGCTGGCCGGCCTGTCGATTGCCGGGCTGCTGATTCCCGAGGCGGTCGCGTACGCGGGTCTCGCCAATCTGCCGCCGCAGGCCGGTCTCATCGCGTTGCTGTCCGGGCTCGTCGTCTATGCGCTGAGCGGCAGCAGTCGCTTTGCGATCGTGTCGTCGACGTCGTCGTCGGCGGCGGTGCTCGCCGCGACCGTGCTGGCCGAGTCCGGGATCGCGCTTGCCGCGCAGCTCGCACTGGCGGCCGCGCTCGTCGCGATGACCGGCGTGCTGTTCATCCTGGCGGGCGTCGCGCGCCTGGGCGGCATGTCGGATTTCGTCGCGCGTCCGGTCCTGCGCGGCTTCACGTTCGGCCTGGCGCTGACGATCGTCATCAAGCAACTGCCGAAGATTCTCGCGATTTCCGTGCAGCACAGCGATGCGCCGCGCGTCGCGCTCGACCTCGTCACCGGCGCGCCGCATGCGAACCTCGCGAGCGTCGCACTCGGCGCGACCGCGCTCGCGCTGTTGTTCGTGCTCGGCCGGCGCTCGCGCGTGCCCGCGACACTGGTGGTGATCGTGCTGTCGATCGCGGCCGGGTATATGGTCGACTGGCAGCACTACGGAATAGCGATCGTCGGACACATCGATTTCCGGCACCTCGAGTTCGGGCTGCCGCATCTCGACCGCAACGCATGGATGCAGACGGTCGAGCTCGCATTCGCGCTGATGCTGATCCTGTATGCGGAATCGTACGGATCGATTCGCAACTTCGCGCTGAAGCACGGCGACAGCGTGTCGCCGAACCGCGACCTCGTCGCGCTCGGCTGCGCGAATCTCGTGTCGGGGCTGCTGCACGGGATGCCGGTCGGCGCCGGCTATTCGGCGACGTCCGCGAACGAGGCGGCCGGTGCGCGATCGCGTTTCGCGGGCTTGTGGGCGGCCGGCGTGGTCGCGCTGATCGTGTGGCTACTGCTGCCGCAACTCGCGCGCACGCCCGAGCCGGTGCTCGCGGCGATCGTGATCTTCGCGGTCAGCCATTCGCTTCATCCGTCGGTATTCCGGCCATACTGGGTCTGGCATCGCGACCGGCTCGTCGTGATCGCCGCGCTGCTCGCGGTGCTCGTGCTCGGCGTGCTGCACGGACTGCTCGCGGCCATCGGCGTGAGCCTGCTCCTGACGCTGCGCAAGTTGTCGGAGCCGAACGTGAGCGTGCTCGGCAGGCTGCGTGACGGGCACGACTTCGTCGATGTCGCGAATCATGCCGATGCGAAGCCGGTGCCCGGTGTGCTGATCGTCCGGCCCGAGGCGCAGTTGTTCTTCGCGAACGCGGACCGGATGCTCAATCGCGTGCGTGCGCTGATGAAGGCCGCGCCCGATACGCGTACCGTGCTGCTGAGTCTCGAGGAAACGCCGGACGTGGACGGCACGACGATCGAGTCGTTGCGCACATTCGCGGCTGAATGCGCGGCCCGCGGGCTGCAGTTCGCGATCGTGCGGCTCAAGGAGCACGCGCTGCATGCGCTGCGCCGTGCGGCAGATGACACGCTGCGCGACGACGCGATGTCCGAACTGAGTGTCGACGAGAGCCTGCAATTGCTGCAGGCGCGCGGTAATGGCGGGAAGGGCGCGCAAGGCGGTGCGTGA
- the hfq gene encoding RNA chaperone Hfq — MANPAESHPQNDFINSARKERKRVEIYLVNGIRLTGCIESFDQYLVMLRTPVGLQGIYKRAISTIQLDTGGSRPGGGGPRGPRTGGRPGGREGGGHSPYGSHGGAREARGDGGGYGSREPREGYGSREPREGYGSREPREGYGAPREPREGYGAPRESYGAPRDAGDASGNTSPSDTRGGNGPVIVTRRRRIVPDGQ, encoded by the coding sequence ATGGCCAATCCCGCAGAATCCCATCCGCAAAACGACTTCATCAATTCGGCGCGCAAGGAACGTAAGCGTGTTGAAATCTATCTCGTCAACGGCATTCGTCTGACGGGGTGTATCGAGTCGTTCGACCAGTACCTGGTGATGCTGCGCACCCCCGTGGGTCTGCAAGGCATCTACAAGCGTGCGATTTCCACGATCCAGCTCGACACCGGCGGTTCGCGCCCGGGCGGCGGCGGCCCCCGCGGGCCGCGTACCGGCGGCCGGCCGGGCGGCCGCGAAGGCGGCGGCCACAGCCCGTACGGCTCGCACGGCGGCGCCCGCGAAGCGCGCGGCGACGGCGGCGGCTACGGCTCGCGCGAACCGCGTGAAGGTTACGGTTCGCGTGAACCGCGCGAAGGTTATGGCTCGCGTGAACCACGCGAGGGTTACGGCGCGCCGCGCGAGCCCCGCGAAGGCTATGGCGCCCCGCGTGAGAGCTACGGTGCACCGCGTGATGCCGGCGACGCATCGGGCAACACGTCGCCGTCCGACACGCGCGGCGGCAACGGGCCGGTGATCGTCACGCGGCGTCGGCGAATCGTGCCGGACGGCCAGTAA
- a CDS encoding MFS transporter, with amino-acid sequence MSWTREQRNVTIAAYLGWTLDAFDFFLMVFVLKDIAAEFASTIPAVAFALTLTLAMRPIGALVFGRLADRFGRRPTLMVNIACYSLLELASGFAPSLAALLALRALFGIAMGGEWGVGSALTMETVPTHARGFVSGLLQAGYPSGYLLASIVFGLFYQYIGWRGMFMVGVLPALLVLYVRTHVPESPAWKQMEKRPRPSLATTIQQNWKLTIYAIVLMTAFNFFSHGTQDLYPTFLREQHHFDPHTVSWITIVLNIGAIVGGLSFGAISEKIGRRRAIFVAALIALPVLPLWAFSSGPVALAAGAFLMQISVQGAWGVIPVHLNEISPDEIRATFPGVVYQLGNLLASGNATMQASLAVSQGNDYGFALALVAGIVAVAIAVLILFSRERRGIDMTQSVNTRTTVG; translated from the coding sequence ATGAGCTGGACCCGCGAACAACGCAACGTCACGATCGCCGCCTACCTCGGCTGGACACTCGACGCATTCGATTTTTTCCTGATGGTCTTCGTGCTGAAGGACATCGCCGCCGAATTCGCGTCGACGATCCCCGCCGTCGCGTTTGCGCTGACGCTCACGCTCGCGATGCGCCCGATCGGCGCGCTGGTCTTCGGCCGGCTCGCCGACCGCTTCGGCCGCCGTCCGACGCTGATGGTCAACATCGCGTGCTATTCGCTGCTCGAACTCGCGTCCGGCTTCGCGCCGAGTCTCGCCGCGCTGCTGGCGCTGCGCGCGCTGTTCGGCATCGCGATGGGCGGTGAATGGGGCGTCGGCTCCGCATTGACGATGGAAACCGTGCCGACCCATGCGCGCGGCTTCGTGTCCGGCTTGCTGCAGGCCGGCTATCCGAGCGGCTACCTGCTCGCATCCATCGTGTTCGGCCTCTTCTACCAGTACATCGGCTGGCGCGGAATGTTCATGGTCGGCGTACTGCCCGCGCTGCTCGTGCTGTACGTGCGCACGCACGTGCCCGAATCGCCGGCCTGGAAGCAGATGGAAAAGCGTCCGCGGCCGAGTCTCGCGACCACGATTCAGCAGAACTGGAAACTCACGATCTACGCGATCGTGCTGATGACCGCGTTCAACTTCTTCTCGCACGGCACGCAGGACCTCTATCCGACCTTCCTGCGCGAACAGCATCACTTCGATCCGCATACCGTGTCGTGGATCACGATCGTGCTGAACATCGGCGCGATCGTCGGCGGCCTGTCGTTCGGCGCGATCTCGGAGAAGATCGGCCGCCGTCGCGCGATCTTCGTCGCCGCGCTTATCGCGCTGCCGGTGCTGCCGCTGTGGGCGTTCTCGAGCGGCCCGGTCGCGCTCGCCGCCGGCGCGTTCCTGATGCAGATCTCGGTACAGGGTGCGTGGGGCGTAATCCCCGTCCACCTGAACGAGATCTCGCCCGACGAGATTCGCGCGACCTTCCCCGGGGTCGTCTACCAGCTCGGCAACCTGCTCGCTTCCGGCAATGCGACGATGCAGGCGTCGCTCGCGGTTTCCCAGGGCAACGACTACGGTTTCGCGCTCGCGCTCGTGGCCGGCATCGTGGCCGTCGCGATCGCCGTGCTGATCCTGTTCAGCCGCGAACGGCGCGGCATCGACATGACGCAATCGGTCAATACGCGTACCACCGTCGGCTGA
- a CDS encoding TetR/AcrR family transcriptional regulator has protein sequence MAVSQEGRPSAGRPSGTRSSGNRQTGGTKARILDAAEDLFIEHGFEAMSMRQITSRAAVNLAAVNYHFGSKEALIHAMLSRRLDQLNQERLGILDRFDAQLGAHITCEHVLGAMFIPALKASRDPERGGPAFLRLIGRAYTDPSPFVRNFLTAHYASVAGRFFDAFQRALPHLPRTELGWRLHFAIGALSGALAGAETESLIDEFSQGRTMNDVQMIARLSSLIVAALKAPMPDSAQLSIFAAVLDDAGASEAFGLPSSAPAADPAAMHSAS, from the coding sequence ATGGCAGTAAGTCAGGAGGGGCGACCGTCGGCCGGACGGCCGTCCGGGACGCGGTCATCCGGCAACCGGCAGACCGGCGGGACGAAGGCGCGCATTCTCGATGCGGCCGAGGACCTGTTCATCGAACATGGCTTCGAAGCGATGTCGATGCGGCAGATCACGTCGCGCGCGGCGGTGAATCTCGCCGCGGTCAACTATCACTTCGGCAGCAAGGAAGCGCTGATCCACGCGATGCTGTCGCGCCGGCTCGACCAGCTCAACCAGGAGCGCCTCGGCATCCTCGACCGCTTCGATGCGCAGCTCGGTGCGCACATCACCTGCGAGCACGTGCTCGGTGCGATGTTCATTCCCGCGCTGAAGGCGTCACGCGACCCCGAGCGCGGCGGCCCCGCGTTCCTGCGGCTGATCGGCCGCGCGTACACCGACCCATCGCCGTTCGTGCGCAACTTCCTGACCGCGCACTACGCGAGCGTCGCAGGCCGCTTCTTCGACGCCTTCCAGCGCGCGCTGCCGCACCTGCCGCGCACGGAGCTCGGCTGGCGGCTGCACTTCGCGATCGGCGCGCTGTCCGGCGCACTGGCCGGTGCCGAGACCGAAAGCCTCATCGATGAATTCTCGCAAGGCCGCACGATGAACGACGTTCAGATGATCGCGCGGTTGTCGTCGCTGATCGTCGCCGCGCTGAAGGCGCCGATGCCCGACAGCGCGCAGTTGTCGATCTTCGCGGCCGTACTCGACGATGCGGGTGCAAGCGAGGCGTTCGGGCTGCCGTCGAGCGCGCCGGCTGCCGATCCGGCGGCGATGCATTCGGCGAGCTGA